One bacterium genomic window carries:
- a CDS encoding Fic family protein — MHSFKDDTVKLPLGAVWLMNSISECKGKQELYTKQSPQILKSLVEMALIESAESSNRIEGVTIESNRLKPLIIGRSKPHDRPEEEVAGYRRALDLIHKKNTSLRITPETIKELHRLCRGEVWDAGKWKEKDNDIIRKYPDGRVEIIFKPVGSGKIPAMIEQLCLAYENSVNQLKYPELYAVACLVLDFLCIHPFRDGNGRVSRLLTLLALYQHDYQVTKYISLERITEQSKETYYESLNKSSQKWHQSKHDISPWFNYFLGIVLGAYKEFEERAGSIKPLRGVKTEIITAAVEKEVGEFAISDIERLCPGVSRDMIRVVFRQLQKEKRIVCLGKGQSAKWKRIG, encoded by the coding sequence ATGCATTCCTTTAAAGACGACACTGTTAAGCTGCCTTTGGGCGCTGTATGGTTAATGAATTCTATTTCCGAATGCAAAGGCAAACAGGAATTATATACAAAACAGTCCCCTCAGATTCTGAAATCACTTGTTGAGATGGCGCTTATTGAGAGCGCAGAATCATCCAATCGTATTGAGGGCGTGACAATTGAGAGTAATCGGCTTAAGCCTCTTATTATCGGCAGGAGCAAACCGCATGATCGCCCCGAGGAAGAAGTGGCGGGTTATCGCAGGGCGCTTGATCTGATACATAAAAAAAACACAAGTCTTCGCATAACGCCGGAGACAATCAAAGAGTTACATCGTTTGTGCCGTGGTGAAGTATGGGATGCAGGGAAATGGAAAGAGAAAGACAACGATATTATCCGCAAATATCCTGATGGCCGTGTTGAGATTATCTTTAAACCCGTAGGCTCAGGTAAAATACCGGCTATGATCGAACAACTATGCCTTGCGTATGAAAACAGCGTCAATCAATTAAAGTATCCTGAGCTCTATGCCGTTGCCTGTTTGGTGCTTGACTTCTTATGCATTCACCCATTCAGAGATGGTAATGGCAGAGTATCCAGACTTTTGACATTATTGGCTCTCTACCAGCATGATTATCAGGTGACTAAATACATAAGTCTTGAGCGTATTACTGAACAGTCAAAGGAAACATATTACGAATCACTGAATAAGAGTTCGCAAAAATGGCACCAATCAAAGCATGATATTTCCCCATGGTTCAATTATTTTCTTGGAATAGTGCTTGGAGCATATAAGGAATTTGAAGAACGCGCAGGAAGCATAAAGCCTCTAAGAGGGGTAAAAACAGAGATAATCACTGCTGCGGTTGAAAAGGAAGTTGGAGAGTTTGCCATATCTGATATTGAGAGATTATGTCCTGGTGTCAGCAGGGATATGATCAGAGTCGTGTTCAGGCAATTGCAGAAAGAAAAGCGAATTGTCTGTCTTGGCAAGGGACAGTCCGCGAAATGGAAACGAATAGGGTAA
- a CDS encoding glycosyltransferase family 39 protein: protein MKTESISKFRDVWNNRDWNVPLIAIILLGVAFRLSVFSTHDFHCDEGLHGSYVLDIATKGDWLFRSTDVDRPPVFFYVAAPFVKVLGNHVNVLRLPNLIGSIAGIFLIYLICIRLFNRKTALWASFLLAVSPYNIVFGPTVFIDVLMSFFILWSFYLLCIDKTFLSGIVFGLALGTKQPAIMAIPVFICF from the coding sequence ATGAAGACAGAATCCATAAGCAAGTTTAGAGACGTCTGGAACAACAGGGATTGGAATGTTCCATTAATTGCAATCATATTACTTGGTGTGGCGTTCAGGCTGAGTGTGTTTTCAACTCATGATTTTCACTGTGATGAAGGATTGCATGGCTCCTATGTTTTAGATATTGCAACGAAAGGTGACTGGCTCTTTCGCTCAACCGATGTAGACAGACCTCCTGTTTTCTTCTATGTAGCAGCTCCGTTTGTTAAGGTTTTAGGCAATCATGTTAATGTTCTCAGACTCCCGAATCTCATCGGAAGTATAGCCGGCATATTCTTAATATATCTCATCTGCATAAGACTCTTTAATAGAAAAACTGCTCTCTGGGCATCATTTCTGCTCGCTGTCTCTCCTTACAATATCGTATTTGGCCCAACGGTATTTATAGATGTGCTTATGTCGTTTTTTATTTTGTGGAGTTTTTATCTTTTATGTATCGACAAAACTTTTTTATCAGGTATTGTTTTTGGCCTGGCACTTGGCACAAAGCAGCCTGCTATTATGGCTATCCCAGTATTTATATGTTTTTAA